In one window of Rathayibacter caricis DSM 15933 DNA:
- the rplS gene encoding 50S ribosomal protein L19, whose amino-acid sequence MHILDNVDAASLRTDIPDFRAGDTVKVHVNIVEGTRSRVQVFQGVVIGRSNEGVRETFTVRKVSFQVGVERTFPVHSPVIDHIEVVTRGDVRRAKLYYLRNLRGKKAKIKEKR is encoded by the coding sequence ATGCACATCCTCGATAACGTCGATGCGGCGTCACTCCGGACCGACATCCCCGACTTCCGTGCGGGCGACACCGTCAAGGTCCACGTCAACATCGTCGAGGGAACCCGCTCGCGCGTCCAGGTCTTCCAGGGCGTCGTCATCGGCCGCTCCAACGAGGGCGTCCGCGAGACCTTCACCGTCCGCAAGGTCAGCTTCCAGGTCGGCGTCGAGCGCACCTTCCCGGTGCACTCCCCGGTGATCGACCACATCGAGGTCGTCACCCGCGGAGACGTGCGCCGCGCGAAGCTCTACTACCTGCGGAACCTCCGCGGCAAGAAGGCCAAGATCAAGGAGAAGCGCTGA
- a CDS encoding YifB family Mg chelatase-like AAA ATPase, producing the protein MGMGRTSAVGLVGFTGAVVGVEAHSSDGTPAIGIVGLPDAALSQAKERVRSAATNSGSVISEYKITVNLSPAAMPKHGSAFDLAIGLAALAALGEVNGESVASVVHVGELGLDGRLRSVPGVLPAVLAAARAGRRRVMVPLEDRAEAELVDGVEIIAVSSLAAAAVWHGAEWEVPVLPEPAAHGQAPVEPVSRLDFADVIGNEEAAEAMIAAAAGGHHVFLLGPPGAGKTMLATRLPGILPDLDDDAALEATCMRSLVGASTGGSLVRRPPFESPHHSASAAAIVGGGSGRIRPGAVARATRGVLFLDEAPEFSAVALDALRQPLESGVIRIHRANAVAEFPARVQLVLAANPCPCGRHGIPGETCTCAPALRRRYLARLSGPLLDRVDIRLTVRRIGAAHLAARRDEQGVTTADARSRVTAARDRARERLRRTPWTTNAEVSGSWLRSGDQRPTSSESRTLDKALERGLVTMRGYDRVLRLAWTLADLDGAERPTAGHLGRALVLRGGAA; encoded by the coding sequence ATGGGCATGGGTCGCACCTCCGCGGTGGGCCTGGTCGGGTTCACGGGAGCGGTGGTCGGAGTCGAGGCGCACTCCTCCGACGGCACTCCCGCGATCGGGATCGTCGGGCTGCCGGACGCGGCGCTGTCGCAGGCGAAGGAGCGGGTGCGCTCGGCGGCGACCAACTCGGGCAGTGTGATCTCGGAGTACAAGATCACGGTGAACCTCTCACCGGCCGCGATGCCCAAGCACGGGTCCGCGTTCGATCTCGCGATCGGTTTGGCTGCGCTGGCGGCGCTGGGCGAGGTGAACGGTGAGTCCGTCGCATCCGTCGTGCATGTCGGCGAGCTCGGTCTGGACGGTCGGCTCCGTTCTGTTCCGGGTGTGCTGCCGGCGGTGCTCGCCGCGGCGAGGGCGGGTCGTCGCCGCGTCATGGTGCCGCTCGAGGACCGCGCCGAGGCGGAGCTCGTCGACGGCGTCGAGATCATCGCCGTCTCGTCGCTGGCCGCAGCGGCCGTGTGGCACGGAGCGGAGTGGGAGGTCCCGGTCCTCCCCGAGCCCGCCGCACACGGGCAGGCCCCGGTCGAACCGGTGTCGCGCCTGGACTTCGCCGACGTGATCGGCAATGAGGAGGCGGCGGAGGCGATGATCGCGGCGGCTGCGGGCGGTCACCACGTGTTCCTCCTGGGTCCGCCCGGCGCGGGCAAGACGATGCTCGCGACCCGACTCCCGGGAATCCTCCCCGACCTCGACGACGACGCCGCCCTCGAAGCCACGTGCATGCGCTCCCTCGTCGGCGCGTCCACCGGAGGCAGCCTCGTGCGCCGCCCGCCGTTCGAGAGCCCGCACCACTCCGCCTCGGCCGCCGCGATCGTCGGAGGCGGCAGCGGACGCATCCGCCCGGGCGCCGTCGCCCGCGCCACAAGAGGGGTGCTCTTCTTGGATGAAGCTCCCGAGTTCAGCGCGGTCGCGCTCGACGCGCTGAGGCAGCCGCTGGAGTCGGGTGTCATCCGCATCCATCGCGCGAACGCGGTCGCCGAGTTCCCGGCGCGCGTGCAGCTGGTCCTCGCCGCGAACCCCTGCCCCTGCGGTCGCCACGGCATCCCGGGAGAGACGTGCACGTGCGCTCCCGCGCTGCGGCGCCGCTACCTCGCCCGCTTGAGCGGACCGCTGCTCGATCGGGTCGACATCCGTCTCACCGTGCGCCGCATCGGAGCCGCTCATCTCGCCGCGCGGAGGGATGAGCAGGGCGTCACGACGGCAGACGCGCGCTCGCGGGTGACCGCGGCTCGCGACCGAGCCCGCGAGAGACTCCGGCGCACACCCTGGACGACGAACGCCGAGGTCTCCGGAAGCTGGCTCCGCTCCGGTGATCAGCGGCCGACCTCCTCGGAGTCGCGGACCCTCGACAAGGCGCTCGAGCGCGGCCTCGTCACGATGCGCGGCTACGACCGGGTGCTCCGCCTGGCCTGGACTCTCGCGGACCTCGACGGCGCCGAGAGGCCGACCGCCGGCCATCTCGGACGCGCCCTCGTCCTCCGAGGAGGTGCGGCATGA
- the dprA gene encoding DNA-processing protein DprA, which yields MTANLFDRSELRAARSLLAEGDASDTADVLARAAWSGLTEPGDAVAATLIEAVGATAALAHVVSSATASDVLADSDCTPGELSALAAGLERWRPRLDRALVLRRIDIAQKLKAHLLLPGSPGWPEALDDLGPHAPLILWSRGDPSAFAPAHRLALVGARAATGYGEHVTAELAAGVADRGVLVVSGGAFGIDAVGHRAVLGSGGRTVAFLAGGPDRLYPTAHSELLHRIIATPGCAVVTEVPPGTTPTRWRFLQRNRLIAASSGATVIVEAGARSGSLNTAGHAAALGRPLGAVPGPVTSASSAGCHRLLREFAATCVTSAPEVLELLGVGESVPTDLVPGPASRLVAALRERGQQDTDALAQHLGLRVSETLAILGALLAEAHVQRTDDGRWSVTPR from the coding sequence ATGACCGCGAACCTGTTCGATCGCTCCGAGCTCCGCGCCGCCCGTTCCCTCCTGGCCGAGGGAGACGCCTCCGATACCGCTGATGTGCTCGCTCGTGCGGCATGGAGCGGTCTGACCGAGCCGGGCGACGCTGTCGCGGCGACGCTCATCGAGGCCGTCGGCGCCACGGCTGCGCTCGCGCACGTCGTCTCGTCCGCTACCGCGTCGGACGTTCTCGCCGACTCCGACTGCACACCCGGCGAGCTGTCCGCCCTCGCGGCAGGGCTCGAGCGATGGCGTCCCAGACTGGACCGCGCGCTGGTCCTGCGTCGGATCGACATCGCGCAGAAGCTCAAGGCCCACCTGCTCCTGCCCGGCTCGCCCGGGTGGCCGGAAGCACTCGACGACCTGGGTCCGCACGCCCCGCTCATCCTCTGGTCCCGCGGTGACCCCTCCGCGTTCGCACCCGCCCACCGGCTCGCCCTGGTCGGCGCTCGAGCGGCCACCGGGTACGGCGAGCACGTCACCGCCGAACTCGCCGCAGGAGTCGCCGACCGCGGCGTCCTCGTCGTCTCTGGAGGTGCCTTCGGCATCGATGCGGTCGGCCACCGTGCGGTCCTCGGCTCCGGCGGTCGCACGGTCGCCTTTCTCGCAGGGGGACCGGACCGGCTCTACCCAACGGCGCACTCCGAGCTGCTGCACCGGATCATCGCGACTCCCGGCTGCGCGGTGGTGACGGAGGTGCCGCCGGGGACGACGCCCACGAGATGGAGGTTTCTGCAGAGGAACAGATTGATAGCGGCTTCGTCGGGAGCGACGGTCATCGTCGAGGCCGGCGCTCGTTCGGGGTCCCTCAACACCGCCGGCCACGCGGCGGCGCTCGGCCGCCCGCTCGGAGCCGTCCCCGGCCCCGTCACGAGCGCGTCCTCCGCCGGTTGCCATCGCCTCCTCCGCGAGTTCGCGGCGACCTGTGTCACCTCGGCGCCGGAGGTCCTCGAGCTTCTCGGCGTGGGGGAGAGCGTCCCGACGGACCTCGTTCCCGGACCGGCCTCCCGCCTCGTCGCCGCGCTGCGGGAGCGCGGACAGCAGGACACCGACGCGCTCGCGCAGCATCTCGGGCTCCGCGTGTCCGAGACCCTCGCGATCCTCGGCGCGCTCCTGGCGGAGGCCCACGTGCAGCGAACTGACGACGGGAGGTGGTCGGTGACCCCCCGCTGA
- a CDS encoding MerR family transcriptional regulator has protein sequence MRISELARLTGVSVATIKYYIREGILATGESSVPQRAEYGDAHVARLRLLRGLIESGGVGIAGAKRITAVLDSGAPPAHAFEVAQDVVSANADSEAPATEGSLERIRSLVGPLLCEHPAVATAARALDALEASGGAMTPDWLERYEEAAELVARADLDELEARESVSEQASIAAVGTALGDVVLQSLRRVAQARETQRRFGPAEGASR, from the coding sequence ATGCGCATCTCCGAGCTCGCTCGCCTCACGGGCGTCAGCGTCGCCACGATCAAGTACTACATCCGGGAGGGGATCCTCGCCACGGGCGAGTCCTCGGTGCCCCAGCGGGCGGAGTACGGCGACGCCCACGTCGCGCGGCTCCGCCTGCTCCGCGGTCTCATCGAGAGCGGAGGAGTCGGCATCGCCGGCGCGAAGCGCATCACAGCGGTCCTCGACAGCGGGGCACCCCCTGCGCACGCGTTCGAGGTGGCGCAGGACGTCGTCTCGGCGAACGCCGACTCGGAGGCCCCGGCGACGGAGGGCTCGCTGGAGCGCATCCGCTCGCTCGTCGGCCCGCTGCTGTGCGAGCACCCCGCCGTCGCGACGGCGGCCCGCGCGCTGGACGCCCTGGAGGCGTCCGGCGGAGCGATGACCCCCGACTGGCTCGAGCGCTACGAGGAGGCCGCCGAGCTCGTCGCCCGCGCCGACCTCGACGAGCTCGAGGCGAGGGAGAGCGTGAGCGAGCAGGCGTCGATCGCGGCGGTCGGGACGGCTCTCGGCGACGTGGTCCTGCAGTCGCTGCGCCGAGTGGCCCAGGCCCGCGAGACGCAGCGCCGGTTCGGCCCGGCCGAGGGCGCGTCGCGATGA
- the lepB gene encoding signal peptidase I: MTDSTAPVRLEGDGEHARHTAEPERPRRRRGLLLFLRDVLIIFVVAVLVSFLVKTFLIRSFYIPSSSMEQTLVENDRILVNELVPDLVPISRGDVVVFRDPGGWLSPSTEPEVPPFQAAVDSALAIVGLTAPDSNDHLIKRVIGLPGDRITCCTPLGQVEVNGNPIDEPYVKLPDGVQAVSATPFDVTVPEGSLWVMGDNRYNSADSRYNTDKPGNGFVPIDNVVGRAVLVTWPVEQWAWLDDYPSVFRGVEKDTSESSESSESSSEAGQG, translated from the coding sequence ATGACAGACAGCACGGCCCCGGTCCGGCTCGAGGGCGACGGCGAGCACGCCCGCCACACCGCGGAGCCGGAGCGGCCCCGCAGGCGCCGCGGCCTGCTCCTCTTCCTCCGCGACGTGCTGATCATCTTCGTCGTCGCCGTGCTGGTCTCGTTCCTGGTGAAGACGTTCCTGATCCGCTCGTTCTACATCCCGTCGTCCTCGATGGAGCAGACGCTGGTCGAGAACGACCGCATCCTCGTGAACGAGCTGGTCCCCGACCTGGTTCCGATCTCGCGCGGTGACGTCGTCGTCTTCCGCGATCCGGGCGGATGGCTCTCGCCGAGCACCGAGCCGGAGGTGCCGCCGTTCCAGGCCGCCGTCGACTCCGCCCTAGCGATCGTCGGCCTCACCGCTCCCGACAGCAACGACCATCTGATCAAGCGCGTCATCGGCCTGCCCGGCGACCGGATCACCTGCTGCACCCCGCTCGGCCAGGTGGAGGTCAACGGCAACCCGATCGACGAGCCCTACGTGAAGCTCCCCGATGGAGTCCAGGCCGTCTCGGCGACCCCGTTCGACGTGACCGTGCCCGAGGGCTCGCTCTGGGTCATGGGCGACAACCGCTACAACTCGGCCGACTCCCGCTACAACACCGACAAGCCAGGCAACGGCTTCGTCCCGATCGACAACGTCGTCGGCCGGGCGGTCCTGGTGACCTGGCCGGTGGAGCAGTGGGCGTGGCTGGACGACTACCCGTCCGTGTTCCGCGGGGTCGAGAAGGACACGTCGGAGTCGTCCGAGTCGTCCGAGTCCTCCTCCGAGGCCGGGCAGGGCTAG
- the map gene encoding type I methionyl aminopeptidase, whose protein sequence is MIELRTPAEIEEMRPAGRFVAEVLQATVAAAGVGVNLLELDRLAHDMIRKAGAESCYIDYHPSFGASPFGKVLCTSVNDAVLHGLPFDYRLRDGDLLTLDFAASVNGWVSDSAVSVVVGTPRDEDLALIDTTTRALEAGIAAAKPGGKIGDISAAIAAVARAEGLSINTDFGGHGVGRTMHGDPHVPNDGRAGRGYPLRPGLVVAIEPWFLQTTDEIFTDKDGWTLRSRDGSRGAHMEHTIAITETGALVLTARD, encoded by the coding sequence ATGATCGAGCTGCGCACGCCCGCCGAGATCGAGGAGATGCGACCCGCCGGCCGCTTCGTGGCCGAGGTCCTGCAGGCCACCGTCGCCGCGGCCGGAGTGGGCGTCAACCTGCTCGAGCTCGACCGCCTCGCCCACGACATGATCCGCAAGGCCGGCGCCGAGTCCTGCTACATCGACTACCACCCCTCCTTCGGTGCGAGCCCCTTCGGCAAGGTGCTCTGCACCTCCGTCAACGACGCCGTGCTGCACGGGCTGCCGTTCGACTACCGCCTGCGGGACGGCGACCTGCTGACGCTCGACTTCGCGGCGTCCGTGAACGGCTGGGTGTCCGACTCCGCCGTCAGCGTCGTGGTCGGCACGCCGCGCGACGAGGACCTCGCTCTCATCGACACCACCACCCGCGCGCTCGAGGCCGGCATCGCCGCCGCGAAGCCGGGCGGGAAGATCGGCGACATCTCGGCCGCGATCGCCGCGGTCGCCCGCGCCGAGGGGCTGAGCATCAACACCGACTTCGGCGGCCACGGCGTCGGGCGCACGATGCACGGGGACCCGCACGTCCCGAACGACGGGCGCGCCGGGCGCGGCTACCCGCTGCGGCCGGGCCTGGTCGTCGCGATCGAGCCGTGGTTCCTGCAGACGACCGACGAGATCTTCACCGACAAGGACGGCTGGACCCTCCGCAGCCGCGACGGCTCGCGCGGGGCGCACATGGAGCACACGATCGCGATCACCGAGACCGGGGCGCTGGTCCTCACCGCCCGGGACTGA
- a CDS encoding ribonuclease HII — translation MAVAEPTLSMERRLFRQGYESIIGCDEVGRGAIAGPVSVGVVSIPRRCGRFPEGLRDSKLLAPARREALLPGVVKWVSGWAIGESSADEIDDSGIIAGLGRAASRGIERLVDQGVDLATSVVLLDGKHDWLTPALGEWAAELTIVTRIKADRDCASVSAASVLAKVGRDGQMVRHHDEFADYAWDSNKGYGSAAHWAGLDRVGPSPLHRVTWLSKPREAVADEVPAASGAPAPA, via the coding sequence GTGGCCGTCGCCGAACCGACCCTGTCGATGGAGCGGCGCCTCTTCCGCCAGGGCTACGAGAGCATCATCGGCTGCGACGAGGTGGGCCGCGGAGCGATCGCCGGCCCCGTCTCGGTCGGCGTCGTCTCGATTCCCCGACGCTGCGGCCGCTTCCCGGAGGGGCTGCGCGACTCCAAACTGCTCGCTCCGGCCCGTCGCGAGGCCCTGCTGCCCGGCGTGGTGAAGTGGGTCTCGGGCTGGGCGATCGGCGAGTCCTCCGCCGACGAGATCGACGACTCCGGGATCATCGCCGGCCTCGGCCGAGCCGCATCGCGCGGCATCGAGCGTCTCGTCGACCAGGGCGTCGACCTCGCGACGTCGGTGGTGCTGCTCGACGGCAAGCACGACTGGCTCACGCCGGCGCTGGGGGAGTGGGCCGCCGAGCTGACCATCGTCACCCGCATCAAGGCCGACCGCGACTGCGCGTCCGTCTCGGCCGCCTCCGTGCTGGCGAAGGTCGGCCGCGACGGCCAGATGGTGCGCCACCACGACGAGTTCGCGGACTACGCCTGGGACAGCAACAAGGGCTACGGCAGCGCCGCGCACTGGGCGGGCCTCGACCGCGTCGGTCCGTCCCCGCTGCACCGCGTCACGTGGCTGTCGAAGCCGCGCGAGGCAGTCGCCGACGAGGTGCCCGCGGCGTCCGGCGCTCCCGCACCCGCGTAG
- a CDS encoding MFS transporter permease: MRTRRAFGSWQYPAAIVLPLWILLGYGLFGGSSGWTVLGLVIALPILALSLAVVASIVAFRVTVRPTRTPAWGDVAALGAWHASLIALGFFPPGAWALGLLSVLLGVVALGHSVWRFLHDARATLVAFAEASTVQAQGGRPVTGEGFDPERPQDGQTIVL, translated from the coding sequence ATGCGCACGCGACGGGCTTTCGGTTCCTGGCAGTATCCGGCCGCGATCGTCCTGCCCCTGTGGATCCTCCTGGGGTACGGACTCTTCGGGGGATCGAGCGGGTGGACCGTCCTCGGCCTCGTCATCGCCCTCCCCATTCTGGCGCTCAGCCTCGCCGTCGTGGCGAGCATCGTGGCGTTTCGGGTGACTGTGCGGCCGACGCGCACCCCGGCTTGGGGCGACGTCGCCGCTCTGGGCGCCTGGCACGCGTCGCTGATCGCGCTCGGGTTCTTCCCTCCGGGAGCGTGGGCGCTCGGGCTGCTCTCGGTGCTGCTCGGAGTCGTGGCGCTCGGCCACTCCGTCTGGCGCTTCCTCCACGATGCACGGGCGACGCTGGTGGCCTTCGCCGAGGCGTCGACCGTGCAGGCCCAGGGGGGCCGGCCGGTGACGGGCGAGGGCTTCGACCCGGAGCGCCCGCAGGACGGTCAGACGATCGTCCTCTGA
- a CDS encoding DUF2834 domain-containing protein, translated as MNRLLKNWTPLALVYLVLAVLGLVGTWTHNIRAVLESVDFLGAWFDGGPAVSSLTTDLLIVAIAAVALIVAEGRRLRMKRIWVYVLLAPLVALAFTFPLFLAMRERRLAERRAEGRP; from the coding sequence ATGAACCGACTGCTGAAGAACTGGACGCCGCTGGCGCTGGTCTACCTCGTCCTCGCGGTCCTCGGGCTCGTCGGCACCTGGACGCACAACATCCGCGCCGTGCTCGAGAGCGTCGACTTCCTCGGCGCCTGGTTCGACGGCGGGCCGGCGGTGTCGTCGCTGACGACGGATCTGCTGATCGTCGCGATCGCGGCGGTGGCCCTGATCGTCGCCGAAGGACGGCGTCTCAGGATGAAGCGGATCTGGGTCTACGTGCTGCTCGCTCCGCTGGTCGCGCTCGCCTTCACGTTCCCGCTGTTCCTCGCGATGCGGGAGCGGCGCCTCGCCGAGCGGCGCGCCGAGGGCAGACCCTAG
- a CDS encoding DUF2469 domain-containing protein, with protein MDEDEFEDYDREVELALYREYRDVVSQFSYVVETERRFYLANEVDLVRRDTEHDFYFELTMRDVWVWDVYRSDRFVKSVRVLTFKDVNVEELSRKEFELPKELALDE; from the coding sequence ATGGATGAAGACGAATTCGAGGACTACGACCGCGAGGTCGAGCTGGCACTGTACCGGGAGTACCGCGACGTCGTCTCGCAGTTCTCGTACGTCGTCGAGACCGAGCGCCGCTTCTACCTCGCGAACGAGGTCGATCTCGTGCGCCGCGACACCGAGCACGACTTCTACTTCGAGCTGACCATGCGCGACGTGTGGGTCTGGGACGTCTACCGCTCCGACCGCTTCGTGAAGTCGGTCCGCGTCCTGACTTTCAAGGACGTCAACGTCGAGGAGCTCTCCCGCAAGGAGTTCGAGCTCCCCAAGGAACTCGCCCTCGACGAGTAG
- a CDS encoding YraN family protein gives MDKDELGRRGEEIAAAHLRAKGFELLDRNWRVREGELDIVAREGAALVVVEVKTRSSARFGMPIEAITRAKAQRLRRLAYAWAREHDQRARHLRIDAVGIIAPDGVPVQVRHFRAVA, from the coding sequence ATGGACAAGGACGAGTTGGGTCGGCGGGGCGAGGAGATCGCTGCGGCGCATCTGAGGGCGAAGGGCTTCGAGCTCCTGGACCGCAACTGGCGGGTGCGGGAGGGCGAGCTCGACATCGTCGCGCGTGAGGGTGCGGCGTTGGTGGTGGTGGAGGTGAAGACGCGCTCCTCCGCGCGGTTCGGGATGCCGATCGAGGCGATCACCCGGGCGAAGGCGCAGCGGCTGCGGCGGTTGGCGTACGCGTGGGCTCGGGAGCACGACCAACGGGCGCGGCATCTGCGGATCGACGCGGTGGGCATCATCGCGCCGGACGGGGTCCCGGTGCAGGTGCGGCACTTCCGGGCGGTGGCGTGA
- a CDS encoding phosphodiesterase gives MDDEATTTEHPQLGHFRAADRVIAHLSDTHFLAEGAPLYGVVDTVARLDQALARLEERGGRLDAIVVTGDVADRGEEDAYRRVKAALDPLAARFGGPIVWVMGNHDERRAFRRVLLDQQHDDGGTPIDQVVDLDGLRIIALDSAVPGFHHGALTDEQLERLQRELATPAPLGTILALHHPPLPTPLGAMTVLELRGIERLEEVVRGSDVRAILGGHLHYPSAATFAGVPVFVAGATSYTMDLGAPERELRGIDGAQSFSLVHVHPETIATSLVPSATAPIATRFGTDLIERLEELDEQGRINLWSRMPTVEA, from the coding sequence ATGGACGACGAGGCGACGACGACGGAGCATCCGCAGCTCGGGCACTTCCGGGCGGCCGATCGGGTGATCGCGCACCTCAGCGACACGCACTTCCTCGCCGAGGGCGCTCCGCTCTACGGAGTCGTCGACACGGTCGCGCGCCTCGACCAGGCCCTCGCACGGCTCGAGGAGCGCGGCGGTCGACTCGATGCCATCGTCGTCACGGGTGACGTGGCCGACCGGGGCGAGGAGGACGCCTACCGGCGGGTGAAGGCGGCGCTCGATCCGCTCGCCGCGCGCTTCGGCGGCCCGATCGTGTGGGTGATGGGTAACCACGACGAGCGGCGGGCGTTCCGACGCGTGCTCCTCGACCAGCAGCACGACGACGGCGGGACGCCGATCGACCAGGTCGTCGACCTCGACGGGCTGCGAATCATCGCGCTCGACAGCGCGGTGCCCGGCTTCCATCACGGCGCGCTCACCGACGAGCAGCTCGAGCGCCTCCAGCGCGAGCTCGCGACTCCGGCCCCGCTCGGCACGATCCTCGCCCTTCATCACCCGCCGCTCCCCACTCCGCTCGGTGCGATGACCGTGCTCGAGCTCCGCGGCATCGAGCGGCTCGAAGAGGTGGTCCGCGGGAGCGACGTCCGCGCGATCCTCGGCGGCCACCTGCACTACCCGTCGGCCGCGACCTTCGCCGGTGTCCCCGTCTTCGTCGCCGGCGCGACCAGCTACACGATGGACCTCGGCGCGCCCGAACGGGAGTTGCGGGGGATCGACGGCGCCCAGAGCTTCTCGCTGGTCCACGTGCACCCCGAGACGATCGCGACCTCCCTCGTGCCCAGCGCGACGGCTCCGATCGCCACCCGCTTCGGCACCGACCTGATCGAACGGCTCGAGGAGCTCGACGAGCAGGGCCGCATCAACCTGTGGTCGCGCATGCCCACCGTGGAGGCGTGA
- a CDS encoding RNA-binding protein produces the protein MLAPAVEHLVKGIVENPDEVRVVATSSPRGEVLEVRVHPEDLGRVIGRSGRTAKAVRTLVAALADGRRVRVDVVDTDK, from the coding sequence ATGCTCGCTCCTGCCGTCGAACACCTCGTCAAGGGGATCGTCGAGAACCCCGATGAGGTCCGTGTCGTGGCGACGAGCTCCCCACGCGGAGAGGTCCTCGAGGTGCGCGTGCACCCCGAGGACCTCGGCCGCGTGATCGGACGTTCCGGCCGCACCGCCAAGGCCGTCCGCACCCTGGTCGCCGCTCTCGCCGACGGCCGTCGCGTCCGCGTCGACGTCGTCGACACCGACAAGTAG
- the rimM gene encoding ribosome maturation factor RimM (Essential for efficient processing of 16S rRNA), whose translation MATPGTGTTQLRVARLTKAHGLKGAIKLELYTDEPDKRFTPGSTFTLQVPRTSEWHGKKLELVELRWYNSHPVAFFKGVDDRSAAETLLKAILWIDEEVRTTPGDDDSWYDYQLVGMKVVRDGAEVGTVRRVDHFPAQDLLIVATPSGEVMVPFVTAIVPSIDPVAGVVTVTPPTGLFEEIVEVEPAQVDLTGVDLSDPELATIAGADSEDGDADQDAIAADAPSSEGDPTDETPAEDPRS comes from the coding sequence GTGGCGACCCCCGGAACGGGCACGACGCAGCTCCGCGTCGCCCGACTCACCAAGGCCCACGGCCTCAAGGGCGCCATCAAGCTCGAGCTCTACACCGACGAGCCCGACAAGCGCTTCACCCCCGGATCCACGTTCACGTTGCAGGTGCCTCGCACCTCCGAGTGGCACGGGAAGAAGCTCGAGCTCGTCGAGCTGCGCTGGTACAACAGCCACCCCGTCGCGTTCTTCAAGGGCGTCGACGACCGCAGCGCCGCCGAGACGCTCCTGAAGGCGATCCTCTGGATCGACGAGGAGGTCCGCACGACGCCGGGTGACGACGACTCCTGGTACGACTACCAGCTCGTCGGCATGAAGGTCGTCCGCGATGGAGCCGAAGTCGGCACCGTCCGCCGCGTCGATCACTTCCCCGCGCAGGATCTGCTGATCGTGGCGACTCCCTCCGGCGAGGTCATGGTGCCGTTCGTCACCGCGATCGTGCCGTCGATCGATCCCGTCGCCGGCGTCGTCACCGTCACTCCTCCGACCGGTCTCTTCGAGGAGATCGTCGAGGTGGAGCCCGCGCAGGTCGATCTGACGGGCGTCGACCTGTCGGATCCCGAGCTCGCGACGATCGCCGGGGCCGACTCCGAGGACGGCGATGCCGATCAGGACGCGATCGCGGCCGACGCCCCCTCCTCCGAGGGCGACCCGACCGATGAGACCCCCGCGGAGGACCCCCGGTCGTGA
- the trmD gene encoding tRNA (guanosine(37)-N1)-methyltransferase TrmD: protein MRIDIVTIFPEFFGVLDISLLGRARQSGLIELGVHDLRSFTHDRHRTVDDTPYGGGAGMVMRPEPWGEALDTILESAGDADPLVVFPSPAGEVFTQATARQLADEKALVFGCGRYEGIDQRVVDHTATRARVRMISLGDYVLNGGEVAVMSMIEAVGRLVPGVVGNPASLVEESHSDGLLEYPSYTKPASWRGLDVPPVLLSGNHGAIAAWRHEQSVERTRRVRPELLP, encoded by the coding sequence GTGAGGATCGACATCGTCACGATCTTCCCGGAGTTCTTCGGGGTGCTCGACATCAGCCTGCTCGGGCGTGCGCGCCAGAGCGGGCTGATCGAGCTCGGCGTGCACGATCTGCGCTCCTTCACCCACGACCGGCACCGCACTGTCGACGACACTCCCTACGGCGGAGGCGCCGGCATGGTCATGCGCCCGGAGCCGTGGGGCGAGGCGCTCGACACGATCCTCGAGTCCGCCGGCGACGCGGATCCGCTCGTCGTCTTCCCCTCGCCCGCCGGTGAGGTCTTCACGCAGGCCACCGCTCGGCAGCTCGCCGACGAGAAGGCGCTCGTCTTCGGCTGCGGCCGCTACGAGGGCATCGACCAGCGCGTCGTCGACCACACCGCGACGCGCGCCCGCGTCCGAATGATCAGCCTCGGCGACTACGTGCTGAACGGTGGCGAGGTCGCCGTCATGTCCATGATCGAGGCCGTCGGCCGACTCGTCCCCGGCGTCGTCGGCAACCCGGCGAGCCTGGTCGAGGAGAGCCACTCCGACGGCCTGCTCGAGTACCCCAGCTACACCAAGCCCGCGTCCTGGCGCGGCCTCGACGTCCCCCCGGTGCTGCTCAGCGGCAACCACGGAGCGATCGCCGCGTGGCGCCACGAGCAGAGCGTCGAGCGCACCCGCCGCGTCCGCCCGGAGTTGCTCCCCTAG